TCATTCGGGAAATCTTGGATTCTCGTATAATTACACTTCCTCATGTCTCTACTAATCTCTAGATCGCCGATGTGTTTACAAAGGCCATGACATGACAGCGTCATCAGTTTCTTGTcagcaaattgatgcttcttgaccgcccagcatcaatttgaggggggatgttagCGTGATATGCTCTGTGTTTCCTTATTTAGCTTTAgacacttgtatatatttatttacgtaGAATCTGTACAGAGGGCTAGTTTCCATACATAGACAGATTTTATTTACTGTAATCCAGGCTTAATTCTAGCCGTGTATCTTGCACTTTGGTGCctttataatgataagaaatccTCACAATGAGGTATTCAAGCCAATTTGACACTCTACACTAGCCCAAATCCGAGGGAGATACATAAGACGATCTCCACCCTTGAATATGGAACATATATAAGAATTCTAATTCTTGGAGTTTAGTGGTAGAAGATGGAGAATCCTGATCTGCAGACAACAATGGGTATCATTTTCTGCCCTCTGATGTGCCTAATCATGACAATCGGAAATTCTGCCATTATTTTGGGTCTTTGGCTAGCACATGGTGCTTGGACatattattgcattgtgagAGCTAAACGATCAAGAACTGTTTTGAAGCTAGTTCTTTGCATATGCATTCTACCTTCACTCTTGATTTTATGGCCAGTGGTTGACATTATTGTGAGTATCATAGGTGGAGCAGCGTATGGTTTCGTTTCAGCAATATTTGCCACCTTTGATGTTGTGGCAAAATGAAAGACTAATAAATTAtccattatttttataatggtACTTGGGGAACTATTGAAGGGGGAGCCTCACTACTGTCACAGATTTTGAGGATGTTTGTTACCATTCCTTCTTCTCATATATGGATGACCTTCATATTGAAGTATGTAAATAGTTAGTTAGTAGTCAATTTGTAAATAGTTACTTCAGttgtaaattttgtttattgcacGTGTTTGCACATGCACTCTTctcttttacttttgataatACAGAAGATTCAGTTTCTTCTCCATGTGTGTTGTTGGACTTTCTTGAATCTTCTTGCACATTTCGGATGATTGGATCATCCTAGATTACTTTTCCTACTTGGTATCGGAAGAAATTTTTTGATTCTCGATGGCTGGTTCTTCTATTGCAAATGTCAACCTCACAGACAATTCCTCAAGTCtgtattttcttcatcattgcAACAATCTAGGGATTATTCTCGTTTCTCAATTGCTGGACAAATATAATTACAATTCTTGAAGCAAATCTATGAGGATTGCTCTCagggaaaaagaacaaaaagggCCTCTAGATGTGGACTATTATGATATTAGATTGCTCTATCTTCCTGCTACAGTTATAGCGGGAGTTCTTGGTTTCATCATTGATTTGTCCTTAATCTCACTCATTACTATTTGCAAAGGCCCTTACATGCTCTTAAAGGAATGGCACTGCTTGTTTCAATACCTTATTGGTTGTGAAGGCCCTTTCTCGGAGACAATATGTGCACTTTTTGGTGGTCTTGCTATCCTACTCTGGCCATTGGCTGTTGTTGGGGCAATTTTTGTTTCATGCTCTATGGTGAGTTAGGAGAATAGTCACTGATCtaaaccttgaggacaaggttcCTTGAAGGGGACGACAATGTCATAAACCCCACTAATTGAGTCTAAACTGAGTCAAACAATGGAGCTGGAGAATTACTTCCATAATGGGCCAAGTAGATGGGCACCTATTATATAGTCCTTTAGCATTTAGTCTATGTTAGTAGATGGGCAGGGAAAGTATTCCTTGGATTGTTAGTGAATTTGGTGGGTTTTCCATAATTGACATTCGGCCTTTTTGTTTGTTGGCCTAGGGCTTTTATGGGATTTTAGCATATGTACTTAAGGCCCTAAGGGAGTTATTTTGGGGGATTATTCTGGAAAAATCTTTTCAAGTGTTCGTATTGTTCTTCCTAGGGGATTGAGGGACCCTGAATACCCTCTGTAACAATATCAATGAATGAAAGTTTATGAGTATTTCCTCTATTACTATCAAATCTTTACATTGTTCAACATATTTTCAAGACTCATTACAGCTTGGTTTCACCTTAAGTACCATTCGTCTGCATGCCCTTATCCCCgcccccactctctctctcatttgtgTTAGGGTTGAGTACTACTGACCAAGTTGGAGTCGAATTCAACTTTTTCCAACTTTGATTTCAATTTAGTTGGAATTCGATATCGATTTTCGACTCCACTTCTATTTTCGACAAGTGCAAATCCGATCCACAAACAACTAAAATCtataattccatttttttttaaatgattttctttttgttttttgtttttggttttatcaGTGAATATGTGCATCTTGCCgttatattttttccttttaacctCAAAAGAACTTTTGCCCATGCAATTCACTATtctactataaaatatatttagtaaCTAAATAgagcctcatattcaaattgagATCCAGCCAAATTTTAAAGTGAAATTCGAGAAAATTTAGTAAAATTATTAGGTTAAATCATAAAACATTCATGAAATGATTTTCGTcatcttaaattttttcattactaGTCACACtgctattttacatattttgagTGAGTAATATATAAAACTACTTAAAATTTCTCAGATCAACAAATGTAATTGGACATGACAAAGTATAAGGTACTAAAGACtaatatttgttaattattattaattcagAGATTGTAATTATCTTTATCGTTTTCcaatcttataattttatcagAACAAAAGGTTGTAGACCGATCATGTTTTCGTTTTGACATTACAGCTTATATCACGTATTATTATAGCCAACATCGTAAAAagatataattgtattatatttaaaagaaattatatttataattttataatacgtAAATCaacgtatttttttaaatcagaatttatataaaaaaattattattttaataatttatctcactatttttcaaagAGTACCTAACTTCTAATCTTAATATTGTgtaattattctttatttatgataattttacttatcattctTATGCATTATaccaaatttattatattttttttatttttttataataaatatataatatatagatgatgCTAGAACAATTCAATTATAAACTCCCTTTTAAAACATCATTAAGAAAGTACAGTTTTCGTGTTGGTGAGAGTCGTAAGACTAAACGAGGGTTAGTTCGTTGGGTGCACGGTAATTAGTTAGTTACTAGGAAAAGGTTTGGAAATTCCTCTTTACTTTTCATGAAACCCTTAACTTTGATCTCCTCCTCATCCCCCCCTAACCCCAACCTCTTACGGTAAGGAGTCAACGTTGAATTCCTACTCAAACTCAAACACTTCAGCAATATCCAGCCGTGTATTTACCCACGTGCGCATCATCCGTTTGATTCACCATTGAGGTCCACGAATATTCCCCCTAAAACATTCCgaaatcttttcttttaaaacaacCATCAAAGTCACGACGTTACTCTCTCACTTCCATAGAATTACGTACAACCCAGCCCCCATTCCAAACTAATGACTGAGGCTCTCAACCGTCACTACAAGCTTTGCGAGGAGACCGGCCGGGGACGGTTCGGCGTCGTTTCCCGTTGCATCTTGCTGGAAACTGGTTCCCACTACGCCGTCAAGTCGGTCGACAAGCGGCTCACCACCGGTGACTCGCTCGAGGCCCAGTCCCTCATCGCCGAGCCCAAGGTCCTCCACCTCCTTTCCCAACACCCGCACGTCGTCAACCTCCACAACCACTACGAGGACGACTTCCATCTCCACCTGGTCCTCGATCTCTGCTCCCCCGAAGATCTCTACAGCCGCATCGTCAGCCGCCGTGTCATTCCCGAGCCCGAGGCTGCCATCCTCATGTCCCAGCTCGTCCAGGCCATTGCCCACTGTCACAGCCTTGGCGTGGCCCACCGCGACATCAAGCCCGAGAACATCCTTTTCGACGAATGCAACGGCCTCCTCAAACTCGCCGACTTCGGGTCCGCGGAGACTTTCAAGGACGAC
This genomic interval from Carya illinoinensis cultivar Pawnee chromosome 2, C.illinoinensisPawnee_v1, whole genome shotgun sequence contains the following:
- the LOC122300688 gene encoding phosphoenolpyruvate carboxylase kinase 1-like, which codes for MTEALNRHYKLCEETGRGRFGVVSRCILLETGSHYAVKSVDKRLTTGDSLEAQSLIAEPKVLHLLSQHPHVVNLHNHYEDDFHLHLVLDLCSPEDLYSRIVSRRVIPEPEAAILMSQLVQAIAHCHSLGVAHRDIKPENILFDECNGLLKLADFGSAETFKDDELMSGVVGSPYYVAPEVLSGADYCEKVDVWSAGVVLYVMLAGFPPFYGDSAVEIFDAVRRANLRFPTRFFQSVSPSAKDLIRKMLYRDVSRRLSAEQVLRHPWIISA